A portion of the Hoplias malabaricus isolate fHopMal1 chromosome 1, fHopMal1.hap1, whole genome shotgun sequence genome contains these proteins:
- the nr1d2a gene encoding nuclear receptor subfamily 1 group D member 2a, protein MAATKPAGVITYICSSGSAPSPEPCLSDSSSSTSPSSSPPPPADRKVDLSGLSVPKQPRLSGQERSSPSTAKSGITKLNGMVLLCKVCGDVASGYHYGVHACEGCKGFFRRSIQQNIQYKKCMKTESCTIVRINRNRCQQCRFKKCLSVGMSRDAVRFGRIPKREKQRMLLEMQNAMNNMMNSSGQLNHMLRETSSSSFSSSASSLSSSPPSSPQCPQDSEAAVSMETSMSSASSCSSDSGEEDAVSAGTPGGALTERLSQNTGGAERQWSSLSFSSVPQAPSENDEPISSRHYTQSQCNSAPRCGRTDNAAYCHYNTHNMNKLSGRGGNRGHLVCPMNSSPVVDPSKPSHEIWEEFSLSFTPAVREVVEFARQIPGFQELSQHDQVCLLKAGTFEVLMVRFASLFDVKERTVMFLSGRRYSVETLRSMGAGELLSSMFDFNEKLMALQLSPEEIRLFTAVVLVSADRTGIEDMSSVEALQENLIRALRNLIMRNHSNEVAVFTKLLLKLPELRSLNNMHSEELLAFKVHP, encoded by the exons ATGGCAGCAACTAAACCAG CGGGGGTGATCACctacatctgctcctcaggctccGCCCCCAGCCCCGAGCCTTGTTTGAGTGACAGCTCCAGCAGCACCTCCCCCTCATCGTCTCCGCCCCCTCCGGCTGACCGCAAGGTGGATCTGAGTGGCCTCAGCGTCCCGAAACAACCTCGACTGTCCGGCCAGGAACGGAGCTCTCCGTCCACCGCCAAGAGCGGCATCACCA AGCTGAATGGAATGGTGCTGCTGTGTAAAGTGTGCGGAGACGTGGCCTCGGGCTACCATTACGGCGTCCACGCCTGTGAAGGGTGCAag GGATTTTTCCGAAGGAGCATCCAGCAGAACATCCAGTACAAGAAGTGCATGAAGACGGAGAGCTGCACCATCGTCCGGATAAACCGCAACCGCTGCCAGCAGTGCCGCTTTAAGAAGTGCTTATCAGTGGGGATGTCCAGAGATG CCGTGAGGTTTGGACGCATCCCGAAGCGAGAGAAGCAGCGGATGTTGCTGGAGATGCAGAACGCCATGAACAACATGATGAACAGCAGCGGGCAGCTGAACCACATGCTCCGCGAGAccagctcctcctccttctcgtCCTCAGCCTCGTCCTTGTCCTCCTCCCCGCCCTCGTCCCCACAGTGCCCCCAGGACTCGGAGGCGGCGGTCTCCATGGAGACGTCGATGAGCTCTGCTTCGTCCTGCTCGTCCGACAGCGGCGAGGAGGATGCCGTTAGCGCCGGGACACCGGGGGGCGCCCTCACTGAGAGACTGAGCCAAAACACGGGGGGTGCAGAGAGGCAGTGGAGCAGTCTCAGCTTCAGCAGCGTCCCACAAGCTCCGTCCGAAAACGATGAGCCAATCAGCAGCAGGCACTACACTCAGTCACAGTGCAACAGCGCCCCCAGGTGTGGACGGACCGATAACGCTGCTTACTGCCACTACAACACGCATAACATGAACAAACTTTCAGGACGAGGAGGAAATCGAGGACACCTG GTGTGTCCCATGAACTCGTCCCCTGTCGTGGACCCCTCTAAGCCCAGTCACGAGATCTGGGAGGAGTTCTCTCTGAGCTTCACGCCCGCTGTGCGAGAAGTGGTGGAGTTCGCTCGGCAGATTCCTGGCTTCCAGGAGCTTTCCCAGCACGACCAGGTCTGCCTCCTGAAGGCGGGAACCTTCGAG GTGCTGATGGTGCGTTTCGCCTCTCTGTTCGACGTGAAGGAGCGGACGGTGATGTTCCTGAGTGGACGGCGCTACAGCGTGGAGACATTGCGCTCCATGGGGGCGGGAGAGTTGCTCAGCTCCATGTTCGACTTCAACGAGAAGCTCATGGCTCTGCAGCTCAGCCCCGAGGAGATCAGGCTCTTCACGGCGGTGGTGCTGGTGTCCGCAG ACCGGACCGGTATCGAGGACATGAGCTCCGTGGAGGCTCTGCAGGAGAACCTGatcagagccttgaggaacctcATCATGAGGAACCACTCCAACGAGGTGGCAGTCTTCACCAAGCTGCTCCTCAAGCTCCCAGAACTGCGTTCCCTCAACAACATGCACTCAGAGGAACTCCTGGCCTTCAAGGTCCAtccttaa